GTATGGGGAGTGCGACCACTGTTAGTGCTTGACCTACCCTCGACAACCCAGACCTTTCACTCAGCCATGAATGTGGCTCAGGAAAAGGGACTATTGCAAGAAGGCGGCTTGGTTGTAATGACAGCGGGCACATTACAGGGTGTCTCCGGATCCACCGATTTAATCAAGGTAGATGTGGTGACGGCAGTGCTGGGACGAGGAACTGGTATCGGTGAGGGCTCGATCAGTGGTCGGGCTCGGGTTGCCCACAGCGGCTTAGAGGTGAGCCACTTTAACCCGGGCGAGATTTTGGTTGTCCCTCGCACAAGTGCCGACTTCGTCGATGCTATCCGCCGGGCCGGTGGTATTATCACCGAAGACGATAGTCTGACAGGCCATGCCGCAGTGATTGGTCTGCGATTGGGAGTCCCTGTCATTGTTGGTGTTGAAAATGCTACAGAAATTATTAGGGACGGCACTATTCTGACCTTGGATACCCGGCGGGGTCTAGTCTACTCTGGTGCCTTCGGGCCAGTTAAGCATGAACCAGTGACGACTCTGTGAAGAAAGTGGCTAGCTCAATTGCTAGGTCTAGGGAGAGACTAATTGGTTTGCCATCGCCTCGGGCTTTTTGGCGGTGGCCAAACCAATTCTGTAAAGCATGACAACACAGCCTGTTTCCTCGCCCCCTATCCTTTTGGCAGCTCAACGCTGTATCGGTTGAGCATTTCAGTAAGTCCAATATCAGCATAGCCTGTCAGGGAGGCTGCCTAGCTACCCACAAGCCCCATGTCATCTGATCCTTGCTGTTGCCACGCTCGGATAGCAGCTTGAGTAAAGGGTCCTTCAATGCCGTCAATCGCTCCTTGATAAAATCCTAGGCGTTGCAGATAGGCTTGTAGGGCCTTAGTGCGGTTTTGCAGATTGCTCCAGAGGGTATCTATCCAGGTTTGGCTAATGGCCCGCCGTAATTTACCCTGTTGTTGAGCGATAAAGGCTTCATCAATGAGCCCGAGTTGGTGAGCTATAAAGTGATCCGCTTCGTCAATCCAAAAACTCAACAGGGGATCGCGGGTTGCTTGCGCCAAAATATTGGCCAGGTAATCTTCGTCGGCTGCCGATAAGGTTGGTTGCATCGCTAGGTAACAATACTCCTGCAGGGTAGTAGTGTAGCGAGTGGATGCCTGTATCAACTGGCCGACAAAGTCCTGAGAGTCAAAGGATGTCATGGTGGCTGGTTCAGTAATGTCGTTCATAATCTGTTCTCCTGTAAGCGTTCCCAGGGTAGGTCTAGGATATTAGTGATGTGTCCTGGCGGAGTGTGACGATATAAACCATGTCTCTAGCTAATCTGGAAGGTTGATTCAAGGGAACCCTCTAGCTCTCGAGGAAACCGACTATTTGGATGCATACGGTTGAGGGAACTAGATATATTAGCCTGTCACACTGCGACTATTTGATTCACTTATTGTCAGGTATCTATTGCATTCGCCGGATATATGACTCAATTTGAAGAGAATCAGCGGTGTCAGGGCGTTTCGTTACCGTTTGAGTCACCGCCGCAGGACGTTTTAGACCATGCTCTAGATGAAATTCTAGGCAAGGGAAATCCGTACTCCTATTCTGTACTGACAGCTATAGAGCGCAGTCTCAGACAGAATCGGCTATCTCCCATGGTAGAAGCTTACGAAATTTTGAATGAAGCCTATTTGCGAGGTAAGAAACAACTCCAGGCTGGATTGGTCATTTACAATCCCCATGCCTGGCTGAAGTACACGGGATTCAATGTCATTCGTGAACGCCGACGTAAACAACGGGCTAGGGCAACTGATCCTGGCATTGTGGCGGCTTTGGTGTCTGACCAACGGCCAGGTCCAGTGCAGCGTTCTATCCTGGAGGCAGAAATTGAAGCGCTGCATCAGGCGATGGAGCAACTACGAGATGAAGAGCCCGAGGCAGCTGAATTGCTTTATCTCAGAACAGTAGAAGGATGGTCTTGGCGGCAAATTCGGCAGTGGTTGATACGCCAAGGACGAGACGCTCCCCATGAAGTTACGTTGCGACAGCGGGGA
This portion of the Halomicronema hongdechloris C2206 genome encodes:
- a CDS encoding peptidoglycan-binding domain-containing protein yields the protein MNDITEPATMTSFDSQDFVGQLIQASTRYTTTLQEYCYLAMQPTLSAADEDYLANILAQATRDPLLSFWIDEADHFIAHQLGLIDEAFIAQQQGKLRRAISQTWIDTLWSNLQNRTKALQAYLQRLGFYQGAIDGIEGPFTQAAIRAWQQQGSDDMGLVGS
- a CDS encoding sigma-70 RNA polymerase sigma factor region 4 domain-containing protein, yielding MTQFEENQRCQGVSLPFESPPQDVLDHALDEILGKGNPYSYSVLTAIERSLRQNRLSPMVEAYEILNEAYLRGKKQLQAGLVIYNPHAWLKYTGFNVIRERRRKQRARATDPGIVAALVSDQRPGPVQRSILEAEIEALHQAMEQLRDEEPEAAELLYLRTVEGWSWRQIRQWLIRQGRDAPHEVTLRQRGSRAKKRLRNIFHRVMD